From one Triticum urartu cultivar G1812 chromosome 3, Tu2.1, whole genome shotgun sequence genomic stretch:
- the LOC125545686 gene encoding obg-like ATPase 1: MPPKASKKDGEPAERPILGRFSSHLKIGIVGLPNVGKSTFFNIVTKLSIPAENFPFCTIEPNEARVHVPDERFDYLCQLFKPKSEVAAYLEINDIAGLVRGASAGEGLGNAFLSHIRAVDGIFHVLRAFEDTEITHIDDTVDPVRDLETITQELRLKDIEFVQAKIDDLEKAMKRSNDKQLKIDHELCQRIMTHLQDGKDLRLGEWKAAEIEILNTFQLLTAKPVVYLVNMSEKDYLRKKNKFLPKIHAWVKEHGGETIIPFSCAFEQKLVDMPEDEAAKYCTENQTTSLIPKIIKTGFAAIHLIYFFTAGHGEVKCWQIRRQSKAPQAAGAIHTDFERGFICAEVMKFEDLKELGSESAVKAAGKYRQEGKTYVVQDGDIIFFKFNVSGGGKK; encoded by the exons ATGCCGCCCAAGGCGTCGAAGAAGGACGGCGAGCCGGCGGAGCGCCCCATCCTCGGCCGCTTCTCCTCCCACCTCAAGATCGGAATC GTTGGGTTACCCAATGTTGGCAAATCAACTTTCTTCAACATAGTAACAAAGTTGTCCATCCCGGCTGAGAACTTCCCATTCTGTACCATTGAACCAAATGAGGCACGGGTACATGTTCCGGATGAGCGATTTGACTATCTTTGCCAACTTTTCAAGCCAAAGAGTGAG GTGGCTGCATATCTGGAAATCAACGACATAGCCGGGCTTGTTAGAGGAGCAAGTGCAGGGGAGGGTCTGGGCAATGCCTTCTTATCCCATATACGTGCTGTTGATGGAATCTTTCATGTCTTGA GAGCATTTGAAGACACGGAAATCACCCATATTGATGATACAGTTGATCCTGTTCGTGATTTGGAAACTATTACTCAAGAACTGAGGCTCAAG GATATAGAGTTTGTGCAGGCTAAAATTGATGACCTTGAGAAGGCAATGAAGAGGAGCAATGACAAGCAACTTAAGATAGACCATGAATTATGTCAGAGG ATCATGACACATCTTCAAGACGGGAAAGACCTACGTTTAGGAGAATGGAAAGCTGCTGAAATTGAGATCTTGAATACCTTTCAGCTGCTTACTGCTAAGCCAGTTGTTTATTTG GTGAACATGAGTGAAAAGGATTACCTGAGAAAAAAGAACAAGTTTCTACCAAAGATACATGCTTG GGTGAAAGAGCATGGTGGTGAAACTATTATTCCTTTCAGCTGTGCCTTCGAACAGAAACTAGTGGATATGCCAGAAGATGAAGCTGCTAAATATTGCACCGAAAACCAAACGACAAG TTTGATCCCCAAAATCATCAAGACTGGTTTTGCAGCAATTCATCTCATATACTTCTTCACTGCTGGTCACGGCGAG GTGAAGTGCTGGCAGATCAGACGTCAAAGTAAAGCTCCGCAAGCTGCTGGTGCAATTCACACTGATTTTGAAAGAGGCTTCATATGTGCTGAG GTAATGAAGTTTGAAGATCTAAAAGAGCTGGGCAGTGAATCTGCTGTGAAG GCTGCTGGGAAGTACAGGCAGGAAGGGAAGACGTATGTGGTGCAGGATGGAGACATCATCTTCTTCAAGTTCAATGTTTCTGGAGGCGGAAAGAAGTGA